Part of the Streptomyces sp. WMMC500 genome is shown below.
CCGAGCTGCAGCGGCAGAACGCCGAGCTGAAACAGCGGCTGGGCAGCGACGACCGCAACCGCGCCCGGGCCGCCGAGCTGGACAAGATCCTGGGCACCGCGGGCGCCGGCCGGTACGGGATCAAGGGCGCCCAGGTCATCGCCATAGGAGCGGCCCAGGGCCTGTCCTGGACCGTGACCATCGACGCCGGCTCCCGCGACGGCCTGGAGCGGGACATGACCGTGCTGAACGGCGACGGCCTCGTCGGCCGCATCACCACCGTCGGCCCGTCCACCGCCACCGTGCTGCTCGCCAACGACCCCGAGTTCACCGTCGGCACCCGGCTGGAGAAGACCAGCGAGCTGGGCTTCGCCACCGGCCAGGGCGACCGGCCCATGAAGGTCGAGCTGCTCAACGGCAAGCTGAAGGTGGCCAAGGGCGACCGGCTGGTGACCTTCGGCTCCCGGGGCTCCCGGCCGTTCGTGCCGGGCGTGCCGATAGGAGTCGTCTCGTCGGTCGAGCCGGTCGGCGACGTCACCCGCACCGTGTACGTCGAGCCGTACGCCTCGTTCACCCGGCTCGACATCGTAGGAGTCGTCGTCCAGCCGCCCCGCGACGACCCGCGCGACGCGGTGCTGCCACCCGAGCCGAAGGCCACGCCGACGCCGACCGTCACCGTCACCGTCCCCCTGGGCGGCGAGGACGCGGCGGACGGCGGGGCGGACGCCGGGGCCGGGACCGACGCAGGTACCGACGCCGGTACGGACACCGGTGCCGGCGTCGGAGCCGGGGAGGACCCGGCCGGCGATCCCGCCGCAGGGGGCCCCGCGGCCGGAGAGGACGGGCTGACCCCATGAGGCACGTGAACCGCGTTCTGCTCTGCGCCACGCTGCTGGTGACCGCCCTCGTCTTCCAGGTCACCGTGCTCGCCCGGCTCCATCTGCCCGGCGCCGTGCCCGATCTGACGCTCCTCGTCGTCCTCGCCCTCGCGATGGTCTACGGCCACGTCGGCGGCGCGCTCGTCGGCTTCACCGGCGGCCTGCTCGCCGACATCGCACCGCCCGCCGACCACGCCGTGGGCCGCTACGCCCTCGTGCTCGCCGTCATCGGCTACCTCGCCGGGCTCATCAAGCCCGAGTCCGGCCAGGTGCGTACCGCGGCGGGCCCGATGATGGTCGTCGGCTGCGCCGCCGTCGGCTCCACGCTGCTGTACGCGGGCGTCGGCGCCCTCGTCGGCGAGGGCTCGGTGCGCGGCGTGGGCCTGGGCAACCTGGTCTTCACCGCCGCGATCTACGACCTGCTGCTCGCCCCGTTCACCGTCCCGCTGGTGATGGCGCTGGCCCGCAGGGCCGACCGCGACACGACCGCCGAGGCCGCGGAGACCGCCACCGGCGGCACGGCCTCCGGCGACTCCGCGTACCGCTGGCTGGCCGGCGGCACCGCCAGCCGCGCCGCCGTCAGGCGCGCCCGCTCCTACGGCCGCGGCGGCATCGGCCGGCAGCGCGGCAACCTGTTCGGCCCCAAGTCCAAATCCGCCAAGGCCACCCGCATCAAAGGGGTGAAGCGGCTGTGACCAACATCCCCGAGACCGGCAAGTCCACCCGGGTCACCGTCCGGCTCGTCGCGATTCAGGTGCTCGTGCTCTCGCTGCTGCTGACCCTCGGCGGCCGGCTGTGGTACCTGCAGATCCGCAACGGCCAGGAGTACGAGGAGGAGGCCGCAGGCAACCACGTCCAGCAGGTCATCGAGCCCGCCGTCCGCGGCTCCATCCTCGACTCCCGCGGCGAGCCGCTCGCCGACAACGAGACCCGCCTCGTGGTCTCCGCCAGCCGCACCGACCTGATGCGGATGGAGGACGAGGGCGAAGCGATACTGACCAAGCTCGCCGGCGTGCTCGGCATGAAGCCCAGGACCGTGATGGAGCGGGTCCGGCTCTGCGACGCCGAGACCCCCAAGCCGTGCTGGAACGGCTCCCCCTACCAGCCCATCCCCATCACCGACGAGGCCACCGCCCGCCAGGCGCTGCAGATCCGCGAGCGCGAGGAGGAGTTCCCCGGCATCACCGCGGAGCCCACCGCCGTCCGCCGCTACGGCGCGCCGAACGAGGCGAACACCGCGCAGGTGCTCGGCTATCTCTCCCCGGTCACCGACGAGGAGATCGCCGCTGCCGAGGACAGCGACAACCCGCTGCTGCGCACCGACCAGATCGGCCGCTCCGGCCTGGAGCGCTCCTACGACTCCGAGCTGCGCGGCCAGGCCGGCGTGACGAGCTACCGCGTCGACAAGCTCGGACGGGTGATAGGGGAGGCCGACAAGCAGCCCGGGACGCCCGGCTCCAACCTGGTCACGAGCATCGACTCGCGGGTGCAGGCGCTGGCCGAGAAGGAGCTGGACAAGGCGATGAAGGCGGCGCGCACCCAGTTCGACGACAACACCGGCACGAACTACAAGGCGGACTCCGGCGCGATGGTGGTGATGGAGGCCGACACCGGCCGCATCGTCGCCATGGCCTCCAACCCGACGTACGACCCGAACGACTGGGTCGGCGGCATCGACGCCGGCACGTACAAGAAGCTGACCGGCAAGAAGGCCAACTACCCGCTGCTGAACCGGGCGATCCAGGGCCAGTCGGCCCCCGGCTCGATCTTCAAGCCGATCCCGACGACGGCCGCGGTCAACGCCGGCTACGACTTCGACGGCAGCTACGAGTGCAGCAGCGACTACAGCATCGGCGGCCAGGTCTTCAAGAACTTCGAGTCGCAGAGCTACGGCGCCATCGGCCTCGGCCGCGCGCTGGAGGTCTCCTGCGACACGGTCTACTACCGGCTCGCGCACCAGGAGTGGCTGAACGACGGCGGCAACAAGCCGAAGAAGAAGCCCGACGACTGGTTCTACAAGACCGCGCACCAGTTCGGCCTCGGCGCGGAGACCGGCGTCGACCTGCCCAACGAGGTCACCGGCCGGGTGCCCGACCGGCAGTGGAAGAAGGACTACTGGCGGGCCAACAAGGACGCCTGGTGCAAGCAGGGCAAGCAGGACGGCGACTACGCCGAGCGCATCGCGTACGAGAACTGCCTGGAAGGCATGCGGATGCGCGCCGGTGACTCCGTCAACTACTCCATCGGCCAGGGCGACACGCTCGTCACCCCGATACAGATGGCGACGATGTACGCCGCGATCGCCAACGGCGGCACGCTGTACGACCCGACCGTCGGCAAGGCCGTCATCAGCGCCGACGGCAAGAAGATCGACATGATCGAGCCGAAGTCGCACGGCAAGCTGCCGCTGGACAAGGCCACGCACGCCGCCATGAACGACGCGCTCGCGGGCGTCGCGACCCGGGGCACCGCCGCCTGGCGGTTCACCGGCTGGCCGCAGGACGAGATCCCGATGCACGCGAAGACGGGCACCGCCGAGGTCTACGGCAAGCAGACGACGTCGTGGTTCGCGACGTACACCGAGGAATACGCGATCGTCATGACCATGTCCCAGGGCGGCACCGGCTCCGGCGCCTCGGCGCCCGCGGTCCGCGCCGTGTACGACGCGCTGTACGGCGTCGGCAAGGGCGGCGGCATCGACCCGAAGAAGGCGCTGCTGCCGAAGCCGGAGAAGGACCTGCCGAAGATCTCGCCGGACGGCAGGATCGAGGCACGATGACGGCGACCGACGGGTACTCGGTCCGGCGCTTCACCCCCGAGCTGGGCACGTGGGGCAAGCTGACCGCGCGCGACTCGCTGGTGCGCCGGCTGGACTGGATGCTGATGCTCTCCGGTCTCGCGCTGTCCGTCGTCGGCACCGCGCTCGTCTGGTCCGCGACCCGCAACCGCGACGACCTCACCGGCGGCGACCCGTACTTCTTCGTGACAAGGCACGCGATCTTCACCACGGTCGGCATCGCGCTGATGGCCGCCACCGTCTGGGTGGGCCACCGCACGCTGCGCGGGGTGGTGCCGGTGCTGTACGGGCTGTCGCTGATGCTCGTCGCCATGGTGCTCAGCCCGCTGGGCAGCACCATCAACGGCTCCCGCGCCTGGCTCGACCTCGGCGGCGGCTTCACGGTCCAGCCGGCCGAGTTCACCAAGATCACGATCATCCTGGGGATGGCGATGATCCTGGCCGCCCGGGTCGACGCGGGTGACCGCCAGTACCCCGACCACCGCACCGTCGTCCAGGCCCTCGGCATGGCCGCGGTGCCCATCGGGATCGTCGTGCTGATGCCGGACCTCGGCTCGGCGATGGTGCTGACGGCGATCGTGTTGGGCGTGCTGCTTGCCTCCGGCGCGTCGAACCGCTGGGTGCTGGGCCTGGTGCTGGCCGGCGTCAGCGGCGCGGCGCTGGTCGTCTCGCTGGGCATGCTCGACGAGTACCAGGTCAACCGCTTCGCGGCCTTCGCCAACCCGGCGCTCGACCCGGCCGGCGTCGGCTACAACACCAACCAGGCCCGTATCGCCATCGGCTCCGGCGGGGCCACCGGCAAGGGCCTGGGCGAGGGCAGCCAGACGACGGGCCAGTTCGTGCCCGAGCAGCAGACCGACTTCATCTTCACGGTGGCCGGCGAGGAGCTGGGCTTCGTGGGCGCGGGGCTCATCCTGCTGCTGCTCGGCGTGATGCTGTGGCGCGCGTGCCGGATCGCGCGGGACGCCAGCGACCTGTACGGCACGATCGTCGCGGCGGGCGTGGTGGCGTGGTTCGCGTTCCAGTCCTTCGAGAACATCGGGATGACGCTCGGCATCATGCCGGTGGCGGGTCTGCCGCTGCCGTTCGTGAGCTACGGCGGCTCGTCGATGTTCGCGGTGTGGATCGCGGTGGGACTGCTGCAGTCCATCAAGGCGCAGCGGCCGCTGTCCGCCTGACCGCGGCCGGAGCGGCGCGGCCCCGGCGGCGGTACGGAGCCGGGGCGGCGTTCTCGGCGCGGGCCCGGCGCACCCGCGTCACCACCGCCGCAGGAGCAGCACGGCCGCCGCCGCGACCACCCCCAGCAGCACCGCCCCCACCCCGGCCGCGAGCCGCCCGCCGCGCAGCGCCCCCCGCGCACCGTCCACGGAGACCTGCCCCGCCCCGGTCAGCGCGAGCGCCACGCCCGCCGCGCACAGCAGGACCTCGTACTCGATGCCCCGTGGATCCGCCGCCGCGATCGGGCCGCTCCAGTCGAAGCCCCACTTGACGGCCACCGCGTTGATCATCACGCCGATCACCGAGGCGGCCGCCAACGGGGTGAGGAAGCCGGCGACCAGCGCGACCCCGCCGACGATCTCGCTCAGCCCCAGCACCCAGGTCATCGTCCGCTCGGCGGGGTAGCCGGCCGCGGCCAGGGTCGCCGCCGTCGGGTCGAACCCGGCGCCGCCGAACCAGCCGAGGAGCTTCTGCGCGCCGTGCCCCGCCATGACGACGCCGGCCGCAGCCCGCAGCACCAGCAGCCCGGCGTCGACACCGGTCACGCCCTCCCTGACGTCCTCGGCGTAGCTGATGACGGGGATGGTGCGCGTCTGGGTCATGGGCGGGCTCCTTGTCGTTCTGGGCGCGACGCTAGGACACCCCCGGAACCCTCGCCACCCGGCTCCTCCCGTGATCCGGCACCGCGCACCTCATGACCAAACGCCCCGACGCGGCTAAATTCGATTCATGGTGGACACGGTGCGCGAGATCGAGCGGAAGTACGAGGCCACGGCGGGTGCCCGCGAGCTCCCCCCGCTGCCGGACCTGACGGGCGTCGAGGGCGTCACGGCGGTGATCGACCAGGGGACCGCCCTGCTCGACGCCGTCTACTACGACACCGCCGGCCGCCGGCTGGCGGCCGACGGCATCACCCTGCGCCGCCGCACGGGCGGCGAGGACGCGGGCTGGCACCTGAAGCTGCCGGTGGCGGCCGGCGTACGCGACGAGGTGCGCGCCCCGCTCGGCGAGGACATCCCGCGCCGCCTCACGGCACTCGTCCGATCCCGTACGCGTGACGCGGAGCTGGCGCCCGTGGTCCGCATCCGCTCGGAGCGGGACGTCCACCAACTGCTCGGCACGGACGGCGAACCGGTCGCGGAGGTCTCCGTCGACCGGGTGACCGCGGAGCGCCCGGAGACGGGGGCGACGGCGCAGTGGGCCGAGGTGGAGGCCGAGCTGAGCCCCGGGGGAGACCCGGCGCTGCTGGACGCGGTGGAGGCGGCGCTGACCGGGGCCGGGCTGCGGCGGTCGGCGGCGGGGTCGAAGCTGGCGCGGGCGCTGGAGGAGACGGACGAGAAGGCGGGGAAGAAGGCGAAGGACGGCAAGAAAACGAAGAACGGGAAGGACGGCAAGAGCAGCAAGAGCGGCAAGGACGGCAAGGACGGCAAGAAGAAGTCGGCCGGCAAGAAGAAGACCGCCGACAACAAGCCCGCGAAGCCCCCGAAGCCCGCCGCCCGCCCCGCCGGCGACGTCGTCCTCGACTACGTCCGCAAGCAGATCACCGCCCTCATCGAGCTGGACCCCGCCGTCCGCCGCGACCAGCCCGACGCCGTCCACCAGATGCGCGTGGCCAGCCGCCGCCTGCGCAGCACGTTCCGCAGCTACCGCGCCGTGCTCGACCGGACCCGCACCGACCCGCTGTCCGGCGAACTGCGCTGGCTGGCCGGTGAACTCGGCGTCGACCGCGACCGCGAGGTGCTCACCGAGCGGATCCACGCCGGCCTCGGGGAGCTGGAGCGCCCCCTCCTCCTCGGCCCCGTCCGCGGCCGGCTGCGCATCTGGTCCACCGCCCGCCGCACCGGCTCCCGGCGCCGTGTCGTCGCCCTGCTCGACGGCCGCCGCTACCTCACCCTGCTCGACGACCTCGACGACGTCCTCGCCCACCCGCCGCTGCGCCCGGCCGCCGACCGCCCCGCCGAGCCCGTGCTCCGCAAGGCCGTCGACCGGCAGTACCGGCGCTTCGCCGGACACCTCCAGGAGACCTTCGACCTCGCGCCGGGCCCCGACCGCGACACCGCCATCCACGAGACCCGCAAGGCCGCCAAGCGCACGCGCTACGCCGCCGAGGTCGCCCGCCCCGTCCTCGGCCGGGAGGCCAAGGACGTCACGTCCCTGATGCGCGAGGTCCAGGATCTGCTGGGCGACTACCAGGACGGCGTGGTGGCGCGCGCCGCGCTGCGCGAGATCGCGGTGCAGGCGCAGGCCGCGGGGGAGCCCTCGTTCACGTACGGCATCCTCTACGCGCGCGAGGAGGCGCGCGCGGCGGAGCTGCGCGACCGGCTGCCGCGGCTGTCGCGGAAACACCTCTGAGCAGCGCGAAGAGGGGCACGTGCCGGGCGCGCG
Proteins encoded:
- the mreC gene encoding rod shape-determining protein MreC → MRDTRESRVLLLLLITISFALITVDIRGGDDSPLDATKRGAAAALGPVENGVATVVDPVGNAIEAVRESGDRHDRIAELQRQNAELKQRLGSDDRNRARAAELDKILGTAGAGRYGIKGAQVIAIGAAQGLSWTVTIDAGSRDGLERDMTVLNGDGLVGRITTVGPSTATVLLANDPEFTVGTRLEKTSELGFATGQGDRPMKVELLNGKLKVAKGDRLVTFGSRGSRPFVPGVPIGVVSSVEPVGDVTRTVYVEPYASFTRLDIVGVVVQPPRDDPRDAVLPPEPKATPTPTVTVTVPLGGEDAADGGADAGAGTDAGTDAGTDTGAGVGAGEDPAGDPAAGGPAAGEDGLTP
- the mreD gene encoding rod shape-determining protein MreD — encoded protein: MRHVNRVLLCATLLVTALVFQVTVLARLHLPGAVPDLTLLVVLALAMVYGHVGGALVGFTGGLLADIAPPADHAVGRYALVLAVIGYLAGLIKPESGQVRTAAGPMMVVGCAAVGSTLLYAGVGALVGEGSVRGVGLGNLVFTAAIYDLLLAPFTVPLVMALARRADRDTTAEAAETATGGTASGDSAYRWLAGGTASRAAVRRARSYGRGGIGRQRGNLFGPKSKSAKATRIKGVKRL
- the mrdA gene encoding penicillin-binding protein 2, which codes for MTNIPETGKSTRVTVRLVAIQVLVLSLLLTLGGRLWYLQIRNGQEYEEEAAGNHVQQVIEPAVRGSILDSRGEPLADNETRLVVSASRTDLMRMEDEGEAILTKLAGVLGMKPRTVMERVRLCDAETPKPCWNGSPYQPIPITDEATARQALQIREREEEFPGITAEPTAVRRYGAPNEANTAQVLGYLSPVTDEEIAAAEDSDNPLLRTDQIGRSGLERSYDSELRGQAGVTSYRVDKLGRVIGEADKQPGTPGSNLVTSIDSRVQALAEKELDKAMKAARTQFDDNTGTNYKADSGAMVVMEADTGRIVAMASNPTYDPNDWVGGIDAGTYKKLTGKKANYPLLNRAIQGQSAPGSIFKPIPTTAAVNAGYDFDGSYECSSDYSIGGQVFKNFESQSYGAIGLGRALEVSCDTVYYRLAHQEWLNDGGNKPKKKPDDWFYKTAHQFGLGAETGVDLPNEVTGRVPDRQWKKDYWRANKDAWCKQGKQDGDYAERIAYENCLEGMRMRAGDSVNYSIGQGDTLVTPIQMATMYAAIANGGTLYDPTVGKAVISADGKKIDMIEPKSHGKLPLDKATHAAMNDALAGVATRGTAAWRFTGWPQDEIPMHAKTGTAEVYGKQTTSWFATYTEEYAIVMTMSQGGTGSGASAPAVRAVYDALYGVGKGGGIDPKKALLPKPEKDLPKISPDGRIEAR
- the rodA gene encoding rod shape-determining protein RodA codes for the protein MTATDGYSVRRFTPELGTWGKLTARDSLVRRLDWMLMLSGLALSVVGTALVWSATRNRDDLTGGDPYFFVTRHAIFTTVGIALMAATVWVGHRTLRGVVPVLYGLSLMLVAMVLSPLGSTINGSRAWLDLGGGFTVQPAEFTKITIILGMAMILAARVDAGDRQYPDHRTVVQALGMAAVPIGIVVLMPDLGSAMVLTAIVLGVLLASGASNRWVLGLVLAGVSGAALVVSLGMLDEYQVNRFAAFANPALDPAGVGYNTNQARIAIGSGGATGKGLGEGSQTTGQFVPEQQTDFIFTVAGEELGFVGAGLILLLLGVMLWRACRIARDASDLYGTIVAAGVVAWFAFQSFENIGMTLGIMPVAGLPLPFVSYGGSSMFAVWIAVGLLQSIKAQRPLSA
- a CDS encoding DoxX family protein, with amino-acid sequence MTQTRTIPVISYAEDVREGVTGVDAGLLVLRAAAGVVMAGHGAQKLLGWFGGAGFDPTAATLAAAGYPAERTMTWVLGLSEIVGGVALVAGFLTPLAAASVIGVMINAVAVKWGFDWSGPIAAADPRGIEYEVLLCAAGVALALTGAGQVSVDGARGALRGGRLAAGVGAVLLGVVAAAAVLLLRRW
- a CDS encoding CYTH and CHAD domain-containing protein, translating into MVDTVREIERKYEATAGARELPPLPDLTGVEGVTAVIDQGTALLDAVYYDTAGRRLAADGITLRRRTGGEDAGWHLKLPVAAGVRDEVRAPLGEDIPRRLTALVRSRTRDAELAPVVRIRSERDVHQLLGTDGEPVAEVSVDRVTAERPETGATAQWAEVEAELSPGGDPALLDAVEAALTGAGLRRSAAGSKLARALEETDEKAGKKAKDGKKTKNGKDGKSSKSGKDGKDGKKKSAGKKKTADNKPAKPPKPAARPAGDVVLDYVRKQITALIELDPAVRRDQPDAVHQMRVASRRLRSTFRSYRAVLDRTRTDPLSGELRWLAGELGVDRDREVLTERIHAGLGELERPLLLGPVRGRLRIWSTARRTGSRRRVVALLDGRRYLTLLDDLDDVLAHPPLRPAADRPAEPVLRKAVDRQYRRFAGHLQETFDLAPGPDRDTAIHETRKAAKRTRYAAEVARPVLGREAKDVTSLMREVQDLLGDYQDGVVARAALREIAVQAQAAGEPSFTYGILYAREEARAAELRDRLPRLSRKHL